The Malus sylvestris chromosome 12, drMalSylv7.2, whole genome shotgun sequence genome contains a region encoding:
- the LOC126594119 gene encoding psbP domain-containing protein 1, chloroplastic-like isoform X1 — MARLVVVQQQRHPSLSPLPSSLSHFNGTRLHTPQLQYIINQLQYRSKVSQPKGTLHVAASNAKEICKMDGRPKTPISEHFRGESDRDSVEISSKTKDFAVPRRNAMALILSAYIFAGDSFRSAAFAQQSLVGLREYIDTFDGYSFKYPKNWIQVKGAGADIFFRDPYILDENISVEFSSPSSSNYKSIKDLGPPQLAGKKVLKQYLTEFMSTRLGVRRESKILSTSSRVADDGKLYYQIEVNIKSYANNNELAVMPKDRLVRLEWDRRYLSVLGVENNQLYELRLQTPENVFVEEESDLRRVMESFRVNTIAV; from the exons ATGGCAAGGTTGGTGGTGGTACAGCAGCAGAGacacccttctctctctcctctcccctcttctctctctcacttcaaTGGCACCAGACTCCACACTCCTCAACTCCAG TACATCATCAATCAATTACAGTACAGGAGTAAGGTTTCACAGCCAAAAGGAACATTACATGTTGCAGCATCAAATGCAAAGGAAATTTGTAAAATGGATGGCAGACCGAAGACACCGATTTCCGAGCACTTTCGAGGCGAATCAGACAGGGATTCTGttgagatttcttcaaag ACTAAAGATTTTGCAGTTCCTAGGAGGAATGCAATGGCCTTAATCTTGTCAGCTTACATCTTCGCCGGAGACAGTTTTCGGAGTGCTGCATTTGCTCAGCAGTCTCTTGTAGGGTTAAGAGAATACATAGATACTTTTGATGGATATTCGTTCAAGTACCCTAAGAACTGGATCCAAGTGAAAGGCGCCGGAGCAGACATATTCTTCAGAGACCCTTACATTCTCGATGAAAATATCTCCGTCGAGTTTTCATCCCCATCATCTTCCAACTACAAGAGCATCAAAGATCTTGGTCCGCCTCAACTAGCTGGAAAGAAAGTGCTTAAGCAGTACCTGACGGAGTTCATGTCTACCAGACTTGGCGTGAGGCGTGAATCGAAAATCCTTTCCACTTCTTCAAGAGTTGCTGATGATGGGAAGCTTTATTATCAAATTGAG GTGAACATAAAATCATACGCAAACAACAACGAGCTGGCTGTTATGCCGAAGGATCGATTAGTTCGTTTGGAATGGGACAGGCGGTACCTTTCGGTTCTAGGAGTCGAAAACAACCAGTTATACGAGTTGAGATTACAGACACCGGAAAATGTGTTCGTGGAAGAAGAAAGTGATCTTCGCCGGGTTATGGAGTCCTTCAGAGTGAACACGATTGCTGTTTAG
- the LOC126594119 gene encoding psbP domain-containing protein 1, chloroplastic-like isoform X2 — MARLVVVQQQRHPSLSPLPSSLSHFNGTRLHTPQLQYRSKVSQPKGTLHVAASNAKEICKMDGRPKTPISEHFRGESDRDSVEISSKTKDFAVPRRNAMALILSAYIFAGDSFRSAAFAQQSLVGLREYIDTFDGYSFKYPKNWIQVKGAGADIFFRDPYILDENISVEFSSPSSSNYKSIKDLGPPQLAGKKVLKQYLTEFMSTRLGVRRESKILSTSSRVADDGKLYYQIEVNIKSYANNNELAVMPKDRLVRLEWDRRYLSVLGVENNQLYELRLQTPENVFVEEESDLRRVMESFRVNTIAV; from the exons ATGGCAAGGTTGGTGGTGGTACAGCAGCAGAGacacccttctctctctcctctcccctcttctctctctcacttcaaTGGCACCAGACTCCACACTCCTCAACTCCAG TACAGGAGTAAGGTTTCACAGCCAAAAGGAACATTACATGTTGCAGCATCAAATGCAAAGGAAATTTGTAAAATGGATGGCAGACCGAAGACACCGATTTCCGAGCACTTTCGAGGCGAATCAGACAGGGATTCTGttgagatttcttcaaag ACTAAAGATTTTGCAGTTCCTAGGAGGAATGCAATGGCCTTAATCTTGTCAGCTTACATCTTCGCCGGAGACAGTTTTCGGAGTGCTGCATTTGCTCAGCAGTCTCTTGTAGGGTTAAGAGAATACATAGATACTTTTGATGGATATTCGTTCAAGTACCCTAAGAACTGGATCCAAGTGAAAGGCGCCGGAGCAGACATATTCTTCAGAGACCCTTACATTCTCGATGAAAATATCTCCGTCGAGTTTTCATCCCCATCATCTTCCAACTACAAGAGCATCAAAGATCTTGGTCCGCCTCAACTAGCTGGAAAGAAAGTGCTTAAGCAGTACCTGACGGAGTTCATGTCTACCAGACTTGGCGTGAGGCGTGAATCGAAAATCCTTTCCACTTCTTCAAGAGTTGCTGATGATGGGAAGCTTTATTATCAAATTGAG GTGAACATAAAATCATACGCAAACAACAACGAGCTGGCTGTTATGCCGAAGGATCGATTAGTTCGTTTGGAATGGGACAGGCGGTACCTTTCGGTTCTAGGAGTCGAAAACAACCAGTTATACGAGTTGAGATTACAGACACCGGAAAATGTGTTCGTGGAAGAAGAAAGTGATCTTCGCCGGGTTATGGAGTCCTTCAGAGTGAACACGATTGCTGTTTAG
- the LOC126594114 gene encoding chloroplast stem-loop binding protein of 41 kDa b, chloroplastic, translated as MARLVAVQPQQRNPSFSLLPPSSLSDFNGTKLLHSQLQCKRRASQPRGGALQVSASSAKKILIMGGTRFIGVFLSRLLVKEGHQVTLFTRGKAPITQQLPGESDADYTDFASKILHLKGDRRDYDFVKSSLSAEGYDVVYDINGREAEEVVPIIEGLPKLEQYIYCSSAGVYLKSDQLPHFEIDAVDPKSRHKGKLETESLLESKGVNWTSIRPVYIYGPLNYNPVEEWFFHRLKAGRPIPVPNSGIQITQLGHVKDLATAFIKVLGNEKASKQVFNISGDKYVTFDGLAKACAKAAGFPEPEIIHYNPKEFDFGKKKAFPFRDQHFFASIDKAKSVLGWKPEYDLVEGLADSYNLDFGRGTFRKAADFSTDDIILGKSLVLS; from the exons ATGGCAAGGTTGGTGGCTGTGCAACCGCAGCAGAGAAAcccatctttctctctcctccctccttcctctctctctgaCTTCAATGGCACCAAACTCCTCCACTCCCAACTCCAg TGTAAAAGAAGGGCATCGCAGCCAAGAGGAGGGGCATTGCAAGTTTCAGCATCGAGTGCAAAGAAGATTCTTATAATGGGAGGAACCCGATTCATCGGCGTCTTCTTGTCAAGACTCCTTGTTAAAGAGGGTCATCAG GTGACTCTGTTTACCAGAGGAAAAGCACCCATTACTCAGCAGTTGCCAGGAGAATCCGATGCGGATTACACAGATTTCGCTTCAAAG ATTTTGCACTTGAAAGGAGACAGAAGGGACTATGACTTTGTGAAATCCAGTCTTTCAGCTGAAGGCTATGACGTTGTTTACGATATAAATG GACGAGAGGCAGAAGAAGTTGTGCCGATAATTGAGGGACTACCGAAGTTAGAACA GTACATATACTGCTCTTCAGCCGGTGTCTATCTCAAATCTGATCAGCTACCTCACTTTGAG ATCGATGCAGTTGATCCAAAGAGCAGGCACAAGGGAAAGCTCGAGACAGAGAGCTTGCTCGAATCAAAGGGTGTTAACTGGACTTCAATAAGGCCAGTCTACATCTATGGACCATTGAACTATAACCCTGTTGAAGAGTGGTTCTTCCACCGGTTGAAAGCTGGCCGCCCAATCCCAGTTCCGAACTCAGGGATACAAATTACACAGCTTGGTCATGTCAAG GACTTAGCGACTGCCTTCATTAAGGTTCTTGGTAACGAAAAGGCCAGCAAACAAGTATTCAACATCTCGGGAGACAAATATGTAACCTTTGACGGACTAGCAAAAGCATGCGCAAAG GCTGCTGGTTTTCCTGAGCCTGAGATCATTCATTACAACCCCAAAGAGTTCGATTTTGGCAAGAAGAAGGCCTTTCCATTCCGTGACCAG CATTTCTTTGCATCGATCGACAAAGCAAAGAGCGTGCTCGGATGGAAACCCGAATATGACCTGGTGGAAGGTCTTGCGGACTCGTACAACCTAGACTTTGGGAGAGGAACATTCAGGAAAGCAGCTGATTTCTCAACAGATGACATCATTCTTGGCAAAAGTCTTGTCCTCAGCTAA
- the LOC126594113 gene encoding AP-3 complex subunit mu-like isoform X2, with the protein MPPLMGIEFLCRVADVLTDYLGSLNEDLIKDNFVIVYELLDEMIDNGFPLTTEPNILREMIAPPNMVDKVLSVVTGNSSNMIDTLPGATSSCIPWRTTDPKYANNEVYVDLVEEMDAIINRDGVLVKCEIYGEVQVNSQLSGVPDLTISFANPAILDDVRFHPCVRFRPWEANQVLSFVPPDGQFKLMSYRVRKLKSSPIYVKPQLTSDAGTCRVSVLVGIRNDPGKTIDSITVQFQLPPCVLSAHLNSNYGTVNILANKTCSWTIGKIPKDKAPAMSGTLVLETGLERLHVFPTFQVGFRIMGVALSGLQIDKLDLKNLPKPPYKGFRALTRGGEFEVRS; encoded by the exons ATGCCGCCCTTGATGGGCATCGAG TTTCTGTGCAGGGTAGCTGATGTCCTGACGGATTATCTTGGCAGCTTGAATGAAGACTTGATTAAAGATAACTTTGTCATTGTATATGAG CTTCTGGATGAGATGATTGACAATGGCTTCCCTCTCACTACAGAACCGAATATTCTGAGAGAGATGATTGCTCCACCAAATATGGTAGACAAGGTGTTGAGTGTAGTCACTGGCAACAGTTCCAACATGATCGACACACTTCCAGGTGCAACGTCATCTTGCATTCCATGGAGAACAACAGACCCGAAATATGCAAACAATGAAGTTTATGTTGATCTTGTTGAAGAAATGGATGCAATTATAAACAG GGATGGGGTCCTGGTGAAATGTGAGATATATGGTGAAGTTCAAGTAAACTCCCAACTCTCTGGTGTCCCTGATTTGACTATTTCATTTGCAAACCCTGCTATTCTTGATGATGTAAGATTTCATCCATGTGTTCGATTTCGCCCATGGGAAGCCAATCAAGTTCTGTCGTTTGTGCCCCCTGACGGACAGTTTAAGTTGATGAGTTACAG GGTTAGAAAGTTGAAGAGCTCTCCAATCTATGTAAAGCCCCAGCTAACCTCAGATGCCGGGACATGTCGTGTTAGTGTGTTGGTTGGAATACGAAATGATCCTGGAAAGACGATTGATTCAATAACTGTACAATTTCAACTTCCTCCCTGCGTTTTATCAGCTCATCTGAATTCGAATTATGGAACCGTGAACATTCTTGCTAACAAG ACATGTTCATGGACGATAGGGAAGATTCCTAAGGACAAAGCCCCTGCAATGTCTGGGACATTAGTGCTTGAAACAGGATTAGAGCGCCTTCATGTTTTTCCGACATTTCAAGTGGGTTTTAGGATCATGGGTGTTGCTCTCTCTGGCTTGCAAATAGATAAACTGGATTTGAAGAATCTACCAAAACCACCTTATAAGGGTTTTCGAGCTCTCACTCGAGGAGGGGAATTTGAAGTCAGGTCATAA
- the LOC126594108 gene encoding alkaline/neutral invertase A, mitochondrial-like, producing MNSLSLLCHATMKPTCRILNRRRNSAFFGFPRPAKWLHGLTKTGNSSCFCVNFEQNSQYHANPFRISSSGGVFDDARKASQVPSWSFGRSGVITRSYSAGIGTTSRGVSVIASLASRFRNLSTSIETRVNENNFERIYVQGGINVKPLVERIYKDENIVGEEESRIEVSDEKKSESLNEATVVSPEREYSDIEKEAWRLLRDSVVTYCGNPVGTVAANEPGDKQLLNYDQVFIRDFVPSALAFLLKGEGEIVRNFLLHTLQLQSWEKTVDCYSPGQGLMPASFKVRTVPLDGNKIEEVLDPDFGESAIGRVAPVDSGLWWIILLRAYGKITGDYGLQERVDVQTGLKMILNLCLTDGFDMFPSLLVTDGSCMIDRRMGIHGHPLEIQTLFYSALRCSREMLGVNDGSKNLVRAINNRLSALSFHIREYYWVDMKKINEIYRYKTEEYSTEATNKFNIYPDQIPLWLMDWIPEEGGYFIGNLQPAHMDFRFFTLGNLWSIVSSLGTPKQNDAVLNFIEAKWDDLVGHMPLKISYPALEFDEWRIITGSDPKNTPWSYHNGGSWPTLLWQFTLACIKMGRIELAQKAAALAEKRLRSDRWPEYYDTRTGKFIGKQSRLYQTWTIAGFLATKMLLENPEKAALLFWDEDYELLEICVCALSKSGRKKCSRGAAKSQILV from the exons ATGAATTCCCTGAGTCTTCTTTGTCACGCAACAATGAAACCCACCTGTAGAATCCTCAATAGACGTCGAAACTCGGCCTTTTTTGGGTTTCCACGGCCTGCAAAATGGCTCCATGGTTTGACAAAGACTGGAAATTCGTCCTGTTTTTGTGTCAATTTTGAGCAGAACAGCCAATATCACGCCAACCCTTTTCGTATTTCGAGCTCTGGAGGCGTTTTCGATGATGCCCGGAAAGCCTCTCAGGTTCCCAGTTGGAGTTTTGGCCGATCTGGGGTTATAACTAGGTCTTATAGTGCTGGCATTGGCACAACTAGTAGAGGTGTTTCTGTGATTGCTAGTTTGGCATCCAGGTTTCGGAACCTTTCAACATCGATTGAGACCCGTGTGAATGAAAACAACTTCGAGAGGATATATGTTCAGGGTGGTATAAATGTGAAGCCTTTGGTGGAGAGGATTTATAAGGATGAGAACATTGTGGGAGAGGAAGAATCGAGGATAGAAGTTAGTGATGAAAAGAAATCGGAAAGTTTGAATGAAGCTACGGTTGTGAGTCCGGAGAGAGAGTATTCGGATATTGAGAAGGAGGCATGGAGGCTATTGAGGGATTCGGTTGTGACGTATTGTGGGAATCCCGTGGGGACTGTGGCTGCAAATGAACCTGGTGACAAGCAACTGCTGAATTATGATCAGGTCTTTATCCGTGATTTTGTTCCATCGGCACTTGCTTTCTTGCTTAAGGGAGAAGGGGAGATTGTGAGGAACTTCCTTCTTCATACATTGCAATTGCAG AGTTGGGAGAAAACTGTTGATTGCTACAGCCCAGGACAGGGATTGATGCCTGCAAGTTTTAAAGTTAGAACTGTACCTCTCGATGGAAATAAGATTGAAGAAGTTTTAGATCCAGATTTTGGTGAATCAGCTATTGGACGTGTTGCACCCGTAGATTCTG GATTATGGTGGATTATTCTATTGAGGGCTTACGGAAAGATAACCGGTGACTATGGATTACAGGAGAGGGTGGATGTTCAAACAGGCTTGAAAATGATTCTGAACTTGTGCTTAACTGATGGTTTTGATATGTTTCCATCTCTTTTAGTCACCGATGGCTCCTGCATGATAGACCGCCGGATGGGTATCCATGGCCATCCCCTTGAGATCCAA ACCTTATTTTACTCAGCTCTTCGATGCTCCCGTGAGATGCTTGGTGTAAATGATGGATCCAAGAATTTGGTAAGGGCGATCAACAACAGACTCAGCGCTTTGTCATTCCACATCAGAGAATATTACTGGGTGGATATGAAAAAAATCAATGAGATATATCGGTATAAGACAGAAGAGTACTCTACGGAGGCCACCAACAAGTTCAATATCTACCCTGACCAAATTCCTCTATGGTTAATGGACTGGATTCCAGAAGAAGGCGGGTATTTTATTGGCAATCTACAACCAGCCCACATGGACTTCAGGTTTTTCACTCTTGGAAATCTTTGGtccattgtttcttcattgGGTACTCCGAAGCAAAATGATGCTGTATTGAATTTTATTGAAGCCAAATGGGATGATCTTGTGGGGCATATGCCACTTAAGATATCATACCCTGCCTTGGAGTTTGACGAATGGCGTATAATCACCGGCAGCGACCCAAAGAATAC CCCTTGGTCATATCATAATGGTGGATCCTGGCCGACGCTTCTGTGGCAG TTCACATTGGCATGCATCAAGATGGGCAGAATCGAACTAGCTCAGAAAGCAGCTGCATTGGCTGAGAAGAGGCTTCGATCTGACCGCTGGCCGGAGTACTATGATACAAGAACAGGGAAGTTTATTGGAAAGCAATCGCGGCTTTACCAAACATGGACCATTGCCGGGTTCCTTGCAACTAAAATGCTGCTGGAGAATCCAGAGAAGGCGGCCTTGCTATTCTGGGACGAGGATTACGAGCTTCTTGAGATCTGTGTTTGTGCTCTTAGCAAGAGTGGCCGGAAAAAATGCTCCAGAGGTGCCGCTAAGTCTCAGATTCTTGTATAA
- the LOC126594110 gene encoding protein RTF1 homolog has protein sequence MSDLELESDLLEAAGRTSLAGKKRDRLPSSRKQRGCSYSDDGSDSRGEDSDDDHGSRKPSQVPLKKRFEPTERGSDEERDSSYDGSDHEGENSDESDFGPDLYKNDADRKRLAAMSELEREMILTNRAEKKGGKDLMEKLRSRRGNEKSTQSRKEDPLPFSCGVRSSARAADKSAAMDDALNKLRAKRMKQQDSKDRHKLRDASKGGAGSQDISPTKHRSIQIETVDGLPTEEEALNADDEFLDSDEESSELPTFQDIKDITIPRSKLAKWVMEPFFEELIVGCFVRVGFGISSEGPVYRLCMVQNVVATNPGREYKLEGKVTHKYLNCVWGSESSASKWPMANVSDSPPQEKEFEQWLKEVKRAGQMPSKQEVVEKKETLQKSNTFVYSAATVKQMLQEKKASARPVNVAVEKERLRRQLDVAESKGNEEEVERIKTRLQELEASRQTQGKDSKAIRLAEMNRKNRFENFINASGLKPRNMNLKAGEAGYDPFSRRWTRSRNYYDARPGGGDEAAEATDGTTGTGSNGEKANVTGELGMQATEAALEAAAGAGKLVDTSAPVDKGTESYMLHNFELPISLAPLQKYGGPQGAAIAYMERRQRIEATVGRRVLDDGRRHASTLTIKDYMRRQEMHHAHPDPDS, from the coding sequence ATGTCAGACTTGGAATTGGAAAGTGACCTCCTTGAGGCCGCAGGAAGAACTAGTTTGGCTGGGAAAAAGCGGGACCGGCTTCCATCTTCTAGAAAGCAACGTGGATGTTCATATTCTGATGATGGAAGTGACTCCAGAGGTGAAGACTCAGATGATGATCATGGAAGCAGGAAGCCCTCTCAAGTACCTCTGAAGAAGAGGTTTGAACCTACAGAAAGGGGCAGTGACGAAGAACGTGATTCTAGCTATGATGGTTCTGATCATGAGGGTGAAAATAGTGATGAATCTGATTTTGGCCCTGATCTATACAAGAATGATGCCGACAGGAAACGGCTTGCAGCAATGAGTGAACTTGAAAGAGAGATGATTTTGACAAATCGAGCAGAGAAGAAAGGCGGTAAGGACTTAATGGAGAAATTGAGATCAAGGAGAGGCAATGAAAAATCTACCCAATCAAGGAAAGAGGACCCTCTTCCATTTTCTTGCGGTGTACGCTCATCAGCTCGGGCTGCTGACAAGTCAGCGGCCATGGATGATGCATTGAATAAATTGCGAGCAAAACGTATGAAGCAACAAGACTCAAAGGATCGCCATAAGTTAAGGGACGCGTCAAAAGGAGGTGCGGGTAGCCAGGATATTTCACCAACCAAGCATCGCTCCATTCAAATTGAGACTGTGGACGGGTTACCTACTGAAGAGGAAGCATTGAATGCGGATGATGAATTCCTTGACAGCGATGAGGAAAGTTCAGAGCTACCGACATTTCAGGACATAAAGGATATTACCATACCAAGGTCAAAACTTGCAAAATGGGTTATGGAACCATTTTTTGAGGAGTTAATCGTGGGCTGCTTTGTTAGGGTTGGATTTGGCATATCATCAGAAGGTCCTGTCTACAGGCTTTGCATGGTTCAGAACGTGGTTGCCACAAATCCTGGCCGGGAGTACAAGCTAGAGGGTAAAGTCACACATAAATACTTGAATTGTGTTTGGGGCAGTGAAAGTTCTGCTTCCAAATGGCCAATGGCTAATGTCTCAGATTCTCCTCCGCAAGAGAAGGAGTTTGAACAGTGGCTTAAGGAAGTCAAGCGTGCTGGCCAAATGCCAAGCAAACAGGAGGTGGTAGAAAAGAAGGAGACCCTTCAGAAATCGAATACATTTGTTTACTCGGCAGCCACTGTGAAGCAAATGTTGCAGGAGAAAAAGGCCTCAGCAAGGCCAGTTAATGTTGCAGTTGAGAAGGAGCGATTGAGGAGGCAGTTGGATGTTGCAGAAAGTAAAGGCAACGAGGAGGAAGTTGAGAGGATCAAGACAAGGCTCCAGGAATTAGAAGCATCCAGGCAAACTCAGGGGAAAGATAGCAAGGCTATTAGGTTAGCTGAAATGAACAGGAAGAACAGGTTCGAGAATTTTATAAATGCTTCGGGGTTGAAACCAAGAAATATGAATCTGAAAGCGGGGGAGGCTGGTTATGATCCATTCTCGAGAAGATGGACTCGCTCAAGAAATTATTATGATGCAAGGCCTGGAGGAGGCGATGAAGCTGCTGAGGCAACAGATGGAACTACCGGTACAGGCAGCAACGGGGAAAAGGCAAATGTAACAGGAGAGCTTGGAATGCAAGCAACAGAGGCAGCATTGGAAGCAGCAGCCGGTGCAGGGAAGTTGGTTGATACAAGTGCTCCTGTGGACAAAGGGACAGAATCATATATGCTGCACAACTTCGAGCTGCCAATCTCGTTGGCTCCACTTCAGAAGTACGGTGGACCTCAGGGTGCTGCGATCGCGTATATGGAGAGAAGACAAAGGATCGAAGCAACAGTCGGGCGTCGAGTGCTGGATGACGGGAGGAGGCATGCTTCGACCTTGACCATTAAGGACTATATGAGACGACAGGAGATGCACCACGCTCACCCTGACCCTGATTCGTAA
- the LOC126594113 gene encoding AP-3 complex subunit mu-like isoform X1 has product MLQCIFLLSDSGEVMLEKQLTGQRVDRSICTWFWEHTISQGDSPKLQPVIASPTHYLFQVLREGITFLACTQVEMPPLMGIEFLCRVADVLTDYLGSLNEDLIKDNFVIVYELLDEMIDNGFPLTTEPNILREMIAPPNMVDKVLSVVTGNSSNMIDTLPGATSSCIPWRTTDPKYANNEVYVDLVEEMDAIINRDGVLVKCEIYGEVQVNSQLSGVPDLTISFANPAILDDVRFHPCVRFRPWEANQVLSFVPPDGQFKLMSYRVRKLKSSPIYVKPQLTSDAGTCRVSVLVGIRNDPGKTIDSITVQFQLPPCVLSAHLNSNYGTVNILANKTCSWTIGKIPKDKAPAMSGTLVLETGLERLHVFPTFQVGFRIMGVALSGLQIDKLDLKNLPKPPYKGFRALTRGGEFEVRS; this is encoded by the exons atgttgcAGTGCATATTTCTGCTATCGGATTCTGG TGAGGTGATGCTGGAGAAACAGCTTACTGGGCAGCGTGTGGACCGTTCGATATGCACATGGTTCTGGGAGCATACAATTTCTCAAGGTGATTCTCCCAAG CTGCAACCGGTAATTGCTTCACCAACGCACTATCTTTTCCAAGTTCTTCGCGAGGGGATAACATTTTTAGCTTGTACCCAAGTTGAAATGCCGCCCTTGATGGGCATCGAG TTTCTGTGCAGGGTAGCTGATGTCCTGACGGATTATCTTGGCAGCTTGAATGAAGACTTGATTAAAGATAACTTTGTCATTGTATATGAG CTTCTGGATGAGATGATTGACAATGGCTTCCCTCTCACTACAGAACCGAATATTCTGAGAGAGATGATTGCTCCACCAAATATGGTAGACAAGGTGTTGAGTGTAGTCACTGGCAACAGTTCCAACATGATCGACACACTTCCAGGTGCAACGTCATCTTGCATTCCATGGAGAACAACAGACCCGAAATATGCAAACAATGAAGTTTATGTTGATCTTGTTGAAGAAATGGATGCAATTATAAACAG GGATGGGGTCCTGGTGAAATGTGAGATATATGGTGAAGTTCAAGTAAACTCCCAACTCTCTGGTGTCCCTGATTTGACTATTTCATTTGCAAACCCTGCTATTCTTGATGATGTAAGATTTCATCCATGTGTTCGATTTCGCCCATGGGAAGCCAATCAAGTTCTGTCGTTTGTGCCCCCTGACGGACAGTTTAAGTTGATGAGTTACAG GGTTAGAAAGTTGAAGAGCTCTCCAATCTATGTAAAGCCCCAGCTAACCTCAGATGCCGGGACATGTCGTGTTAGTGTGTTGGTTGGAATACGAAATGATCCTGGAAAGACGATTGATTCAATAACTGTACAATTTCAACTTCCTCCCTGCGTTTTATCAGCTCATCTGAATTCGAATTATGGAACCGTGAACATTCTTGCTAACAAG ACATGTTCATGGACGATAGGGAAGATTCCTAAGGACAAAGCCCCTGCAATGTCTGGGACATTAGTGCTTGAAACAGGATTAGAGCGCCTTCATGTTTTTCCGACATTTCAAGTGGGTTTTAGGATCATGGGTGTTGCTCTCTCTGGCTTGCAAATAGATAAACTGGATTTGAAGAATCTACCAAAACCACCTTATAAGGGTTTTCGAGCTCTCACTCGAGGAGGGGAATTTGAAGTCAGGTCATAA